One Silurus meridionalis isolate SWU-2019-XX chromosome 10, ASM1480568v1, whole genome shotgun sequence genomic window carries:
- the etfbkmt gene encoding electron transfer flavoprotein beta subunit lysine methyltransferase, producing the protein MNRGLLICLRGKDLLRKSTRAVQHKIIRHYNCEAESEIKRFIAENTEIVRDQSLTPEISLRLFTVKCRFWTERPELWPFPDPFWAIYWPGGQALARHLLNNPELSAGRKVLDLGCGCGASAIAAKLSGAAHVVANDTDPVAAIATKMNCELNGLEPLPCVTENLIGSEPENWDLILLGDMFYEETLIDSLHNWLNKCVKLQRTQILIGDPGRAQFESHEIKKLLYEEAQFDLPDSVREENYGLTNSTVWSYRPEN; encoded by the exons ATGAACCGAGGATTGCTTATATGCTTACGTGGCAAAGACTTGCTGAGAAAATCCACTCGGGCGGTTCAACATAAAATCATTCGCCACTACAACTGTGAAGCAGAAAGTGAAATAAAGCGGTTTATTGCAGAAAATACTGAGATAGTCAGAGATCAAAGTTTAACACCAGAGATCTCTTTAAGACTATTTACAGTGAAATGTCGCTTCTGGACGGAGAGACCAGAGCTCTGGCCATTTCCTGATCCCTTTTGGGCAATATACTGGCCTGGGGGACAGGCACTGGCCAG gCATCTTCTAAACAACCCAGAGCTGTCTGCAGGTAGAAAAGTGTTGGATCTGGGATGTGGCTGCGGTGCATCTGCTATTGCTGCTAAACTTAGTGGGGCTGCTCATGTTGTAGCCAATGACACTGATCCAG TTGCTGCTATTGCCACAAAGATGAACTGTGAGCTGAATGGTTTAGAGCCTTTGCCCTGCGTGACTGAGAACCTGATTGGATCAGAACCTGAGAACTGGGACCTCATTTTACTGGGAGACATGTTCTATGAGGAGACACTTATCGACAGCTTACATAATTGGCTGAACAAATGTGTAAAACTGCAGAGAACACAGATCCTTATTGGAGACCCAGGAAGAGCTCAGTTTGAGAGCCATGAAATCAAGAAACTGTTGTATGAAGAGGCTCAGTTTGATTTACCAGACTCAGTTCGGGAGGAAAATTATGGACTTACAAATAGCACAGTGTGGAGCTACAGACCTGAAAACTAG
- the amn1 gene encoding protein AMN1 homolog isoform X2, whose protein sequence is MVGFSGQKKFIPMTAPVCPQKLCGQERTGRGMDSLLDLSVRCVAQYADRYIECIRTLPCGVKDKLLRIMTTKGTLTDSNISQLLHAGVHTLSLQNCMVSDSALRQINCQHLKTIILIGCVHITSEGLNALASHCVGLQVVDLTGCAAVTDSGVRALAQSCKRLEVISLSECPAISDVALIELGANCRCLYSIDFAGTEVTDDGVIGLVTGVCCQSLKELQMVRCHNLTDKAVAAVLSNCANIRIFHFHGCPLITDKSREALHNFIGPKKIKQISWTVY, encoded by the exons ATGGTAGGATTCTCAGGACAGAAGAAGTTCATTCCCATGACTGCTCCAGTCTGTCCACAAA AATTGTGTGGACAAGAACGGACAGGCCGGGGGATGGATTCATTATTAGACCT GAGCGTGAGGTGTGTGGCTCAGTATGCAGACCGTTATATTGAGTGCATTAGGACGCTACCTTGTGGAGTTAAGGACAAACTGCTCCGAATAATGACGACTAAAGGAACTCTCACCGACTCCAACATAAgccag CTCCTGCATGCTGGAGTTCATACCCTCTCCCTGCAGAACTGCATGGTTTCAGACTCGGCACTCAGACAAATCAACTGTCAGCATCTAAAGACTATAATACTAATAGGATGTGTGCACATTACATCAGAAG gTCTGAATGCTTTGGCTTCACACTGTGTGGGTCTTCAGGTAGTTGACCTCACTGGGTGTGCAGCTGTAACTGACTCGGGTGTACGAGCGCTGGCACAAAGCTGTAAGCGGTTAGAGGTTATCTCTCTCAGTGAATGCCCTGCAATCAGTGATGTAGCCCTGATCGAGCTAGGGGCTAATTGCAGGTGTCTATACAGCATCGATTTTGCTGGGACAGAG GTCACTGACGATGGTGTCATTGGTCTTGTGACTGGAGTGTGCTGCCAGAGCTTAAAG GAACTACAGATGGTACGGTGCCACAATTTAACAGACAAGGCTGTGGCTGCTGTTCTCTCAAACTGTGCCAACATCAGAATATTCCATTTTCATGGATGTCCCCTCATTACAG ATAAATCCAGAGAGGCACTTCATAACTTTATCGGGCCAAAAAAGATTAAACAGATCTCCTGGACTGTGTACTAA
- the amn1 gene encoding protein AMN1 homolog isoform X1 — MCMYRNVTCGIYGKFAKMVGFSGQKKFIPMTAPVCPQKLCGQERTGRGMDSLLDLSVRCVAQYADRYIECIRTLPCGVKDKLLRIMTTKGTLTDSNISQLLHAGVHTLSLQNCMVSDSALRQINCQHLKTIILIGCVHITSEGLNALASHCVGLQVVDLTGCAAVTDSGVRALAQSCKRLEVISLSECPAISDVALIELGANCRCLYSIDFAGTEVTDDGVIGLVTGVCCQSLKELQMVRCHNLTDKAVAAVLSNCANIRIFHFHGCPLITDKSREALHNFIGPKKIKQISWTVY, encoded by the exons ATGTGTATGTACAGGAATGTGACGTGTGGTATCTATGGGAAATTTGCAAAGATGGTAGGATTCTCAGGACAGAAGAAGTTCATTCCCATGACTGCTCCAGTCTGTCCACAAA AATTGTGTGGACAAGAACGGACAGGCCGGGGGATGGATTCATTATTAGACCT GAGCGTGAGGTGTGTGGCTCAGTATGCAGACCGTTATATTGAGTGCATTAGGACGCTACCTTGTGGAGTTAAGGACAAACTGCTCCGAATAATGACGACTAAAGGAACTCTCACCGACTCCAACATAAgccag CTCCTGCATGCTGGAGTTCATACCCTCTCCCTGCAGAACTGCATGGTTTCAGACTCGGCACTCAGACAAATCAACTGTCAGCATCTAAAGACTATAATACTAATAGGATGTGTGCACATTACATCAGAAG gTCTGAATGCTTTGGCTTCACACTGTGTGGGTCTTCAGGTAGTTGACCTCACTGGGTGTGCAGCTGTAACTGACTCGGGTGTACGAGCGCTGGCACAAAGCTGTAAGCGGTTAGAGGTTATCTCTCTCAGTGAATGCCCTGCAATCAGTGATGTAGCCCTGATCGAGCTAGGGGCTAATTGCAGGTGTCTATACAGCATCGATTTTGCTGGGACAGAG GTCACTGACGATGGTGTCATTGGTCTTGTGACTGGAGTGTGCTGCCAGAGCTTAAAG GAACTACAGATGGTACGGTGCCACAATTTAACAGACAAGGCTGTGGCTGCTGTTCTCTCAAACTGTGCCAACATCAGAATATTCCATTTTCATGGATGTCCCCTCATTACAG ATAAATCCAGAGAGGCACTTCATAACTTTATCGGGCCAAAAAAGATTAAACAGATCTCCTGGACTGTGTACTAA